One genomic segment of Macaca fascicularis isolate 582-1 chromosome 19, T2T-MFA8v1.1 includes these proteins:
- the TUBB4A gene encoding tubulin beta-4A chain: MREIVHLQAGQCGNQIGAKFWEVISDEHGIDPTGTYHGDSDLQLERINVYYNEATGGNYVPRAVLVDLEPGTMDSVRSGPFGQIFRPDNFVFGQSGAGNNWAKGHYTEGAELVDAVLDVVRKEAESCDCLQGFQLTHSLGGGTGSGMGTLLISKIREEFPDRIMNTFSVVPSPKVSDTVVEPYNATLSVHQLVENTDETYCIDNEALYDICFRTLKLTTPTYGDLNHLVSATMSGVTTCLRFPGQLNADLRKLAVNMVPFPRLHFFMPGFAPLTSRGSQQYRALTVPELTQQMFDAKNMMAACDPRHGRYLTVAAVFRGRMSMKEVDEQMLSVQSKNSSYFVEWIPNNVKTAVCDIPPRGLKMAATFIGNSTAIQELFKRISEQFTAMFRRKAFLHWYTGEGMDEMEFTEAESNMNDLVSEYQQYQDATAEEGEFEEEAEEEVA, from the exons ATGCGGGAGATCGTGCACCTGCAGGCCGGCCAGTGCGGCAACCAGATCGGGGCCAAG TTTTGGGAGGTTATCAGTGACGAACATGGCATCGAccccacaggcacataccatggGGACAGTGACCTGCAACTGGAGAGGATCAACGTGTACTACAACGAGGCCACAG GAGGGAATTATGTCCCCAGAGCGGTGCTGGTGGACCTGGAACCCGGCACCATGGACTCTGTCCGTTCCGGCCCCTTCGGTCAGATCTTTCGGCCGGACAACTTTGTGTTTG gCCAATCCGGAGCCGGCAACAACTGGGCAAAGGGGCACTACACGGAGGGCGCGGAGCTGGTGGACGCCGTCCTGGATGTAGTCCGGAAGGAGGCCGAGAGCTGCGACTGCCTTCAGGGCTTCCAGCTGACCCACTCGCTGGGAGGTGGCACGGGGTCTGGGATGGGCACGCTGCTCATTAGTAAGATCCGCGAGGAGTTCCCGGACCGCATCATGAACACCTTCAGCGTGGTGCCCTCGCCCAAAGTGTCGGATACGGTGGTGGAGCCCTACAACGCCACGCTGTCCGTGCACCAGCTGGTGGAGAATACGGATGAGACCTACTGCATCGACAACGAGGCGCTCTACGACATCTGCTTCCGCACCCTCAAGCTGACCACCCCCACCTACGGGGACCTCAACCACCTGGTGTCGGCCACCATGAGCGGGGTCACCACCTGCCTGCGCTTCCCGGGCCAGCTGAACGCCGACCTGCGCAAGCTGGCAGTCAACATGGTCCCCTTTCCTCGCCTGCACTTCTTCATGCCTGGCTTCGCGCCCCTGACCAGCCGGGGCAGCCAGCAGTACCGGGCCCTGACGGTGCCTGAGCTCACCCAGCAGATGTTCGACGCCAAGAACATGATGGCCGCGTGCGACCCGCGCCACGGCCGCTACCTGACCGTGGCCGCCGTGTTCCGGGGCCGCATGTCCATGAAGGAGGTGGACGAGCAGATGCTGAGCGTGCAGAGCAAGAACAGCAGCTACTTCGTGGAGTGGATCCCCAACAACGTGAAGACGGCCGTGTGCGACATCCCGCCCCGCGGCCTGAAGATGGCTGCAACCTTCATCGGCAACAGCACGGCCATCCAGGAGCTGTTCAAGCGCATCTCCGAGCAGTTCACGGCCATGTTCCGGCGCAAGGCCTTCCTGCACTGGTACACGGGCGAGGGCATGGACGAGATGGAGTTCACCGAGGCCGAGAGCAACATGAATGATCTGGTATCTGAGTACCAGCAGTACCAGGATGCCACTGCCGAGGAGGGCGAGTTcgaggaggaggcggaggaggaggtGGCCTAG